A genome region from Triticum aestivum cultivar Chinese Spring chromosome 2B, IWGSC CS RefSeq v2.1, whole genome shotgun sequence includes the following:
- the LOC123045690 gene encoding uncharacterized protein has protein sequence MANRARWVMKFEKGLIDILHENNNSHYRTPNGWRSEGWKKIVKDFNDRHPDAGFTKVQIQEHETQLKKDYKLIKSILQRDGVSWDQNASMIRTTDEIWDEIIDESPKARKYQSKSFPLLQSLEMLLERDIPEGVGNIDEEDNNTSTLRSMSRRLSALVPGSIDEGENNISALQRTLELGSQGLEDVDLLQNHDEEALERPQPGADPKPQPGADEPAQSSSCIEPQKDKRKKRKASDIQQTMEAYLDFRMKQARTKEQTKKDGEQFSISRCIKALHSMTDVSDQVRVLAADVFKDAVNREIFLSYEPRLRPLWLKREVNRLLC, from the exons ATGGCAAACAGAGCAAGGTGGGTGATGAAGTTTGAAAAGGGGCTTATTGATATACTACATGAGAACAATAATTCGCACTATAGGACTCCAAACGGATGGAGAAGTGAGGGTTGGAAGAAAATTGTTAAAGATTTTAATGATAGGCACCCAGATGCAGGGTTTACCAAAGTTCAAATTCAGGAACATGAGACTCAGCTGAAGAAAGACTATAAATTGATAAAATCCATCCTCCAGCGTGATGGTGTTTCATGGGACCAGAATGCTTCTATGATCAGAACAACAGATGAAATATGGGATGAGATAATTGAT GAGTCACCAAAAGCGCGGAAGTACCAAAGTAAGAGTTTTCCATTGCTTCAGTCGCTGGAGATGTTGCTTGAAA GGGATATTCCTGAAGGGGTTGGCAATATTGACGAGGAAGACAACAACACCAGCACACTGCGAAGCATGTCTAGAAGACTTTCTGCACTGGTTCCTGGAAGCATTGATGAGGGTGAGAACAATATCAGCGCACTGCAAAGAACTCTGGAGCTAGGATCACAAGGCCTGGAGGATGTCGACCTTCTGCAAAATCACGATGAAGAGGCATTGGAAAGACCACAGCCTGGGGCAGACCCAAAGCCGCAACCAGGAGCGGATGAACCCGCACAGTCAAGTTCCTGCATAGAACCGCAAAAGGACAAGCGCAAGAAGCGCAAGGCGTCTGACATCCAGCAAACCATGGAGGCTTATCTAGACTTCAGAATGAAACAGGCTCGCACAAAAGAGCAAACCAAAAAGGACGGCGAGCAGTTCTCGATTTCAAGGTGTATCAAGGCTCTGCATTCTATGACCGATGTGTCTGATCAGGTCAGGGTTCTAGCTGCTGATGTCTTCAAGGATGCGGTGAACCGGGAGATCTTCCTCTCGTATGAGCCGAGGCTTCGCCCTCTGTGGCTGAAGAGGGAGGTCAATAGGTTACTCTGTTAA